In Aegilops tauschii subsp. strangulata cultivar AL8/78 chromosome 3, Aet v6.0, whole genome shotgun sequence, one genomic interval encodes:
- the LOC120975673 gene encoding pre-mRNA-processing factor 39-1-like has product MVMLLRLLLSVEEARLWDVVTLDCLDVDAWTALIEETESIVESDILKIRKVYDAFRAEFPLCFGYWKKYVDHEGRLDGVNKVFEVYERAVLAVTYSVYIWCNYCQFAISTYNDPDVIRILFNLGLAYVGTDYGSNTLWDEYIKNEESLQAWSHLAVVYTRILEHPIKQLDRYFNWHPKISLEMTHLFH; this is encoded by the exons ATGGTAATGTTGCTGAG GTTGTTGCTTTCAGTGGAAGAGGCTAGGTTATGGGATGTTGTCACCTTGGATTGCTTAGACGTCGATGCTTGGACCGCACTTATTGAAGAGACAGAGAGTATTGTTGAG AGCGACATATTAAAAATACGGAAAGTGTATGATGCATTCCGTGCGGAGTTCCCTCTGTGCTTTGGCTATTGGAAGAAATATGTAGATCATGAAGGCCGTCTAGATGGTGTCAATAAAGTTTTTGAGGTGTATGAACGGGCAGTTCTTGCAGTTACTTATTCAGTGTACATATGGTGTAATTATTGTCAGTTTGCGATCTCAACATACAATGACCCAGATGTCATCAGAAT ACTGTTTAATCTGGGTTTGGCATATGTTGGAACAGATTATGGTTCCAATACTTTGTGGGATGAGTACATCAAGAATGAAGAATCACTTCAAGCATGGAGTCATCTAGCTGTGGTATACACAAGAATACTAGAGCACCCTATAAAACAGCTTGATCGGTACTTTAATTG GCATCCCAAAATTTCGCTCGAGATGACTCATTTATTCCACTGA